The DNA segment GTTATAATGATCCTTATTGTCTTGATCTATCTTGAAAGTATAGTTTCCAGGTGCCGGGTCAACAGAACTCAGCCATGAAGTCAATGTTAAGGTTTCATCCATCTTCATCCCCGGAAGAAAAGTATCTGTAGGATTATGGAAGCTCTCCCAAAGAATCTTCCCCGATCTGTTGTAGCTCAAAACAAGGTTCCCAGAGTCCATGAGCTTCACCACCCTCCCTGTAGATAAAGATGTTTCAATATCAGAATGCCAGTGAACTGTCCCATTTGCATCCAATACCTTGAGCTGACCATCTTCTTTAATGGCAAAAACTCCAGAGGGGGTGTCAGAAAGGGGAAGGGGGTTCTTTCGGTTGGCCACCCATACAACTCTTTGTGGTTTCGACCTGTAATACCATATGCCCACGAATCTTCCAATCTTGGAGCTTCCACCTGGATTAAAGAAGCCAAGTTCAAAAGTTTTGCCTGCAGAAACAACAGTTTCTCCATCATTACTAAGCCAGTCCTCCGGTGTGATGGTATCTCTAGCAGAGCAATACAGGACAGAACACAAGACGAAAAAGATGGTAGATAGCATGTGAGTTGCAGAGACAGGAACCATGAATTTTCTTCCTTATCATTTTGCCTCTTTTTAGAGCTGTGTCCTCAAATCTATAGTTTTTAGTGGAGACTTTTCCTCTTGACCCTGAGTGGAGTAAAGTCACATCAATACTGTCTGTCATCTTTGTCTTCCTCCCGCAAACTAAATAACGGTTGTCCTTTTGTACCCACTATTTATTTTGGACCTACCTACCCTCATTTCACTCcagtaataaaatgaaatgtgTGAATTGCAtgtcattaaataaaaacaaaaacacgtATCTAATCGGTATTATACTGATTCAGTACTGtagaattttctcaaaaacaaaaacaaaaacatatacCTAATCGAATGATTAATCATTGGAGTGTAGAATGCAaagctttttctttcttcattttaatgagacaatgaataaaaataaggtGGACCATGTCTCCTTTCCAACGCACACCTTTCATCTTTTCTCTTTATCCCAACATGTTTCTCATTCCACTCCACTTTTTTCTTTGTATGTATAGTTTATCTCTTTTAAGAAATCAAGTATGAGCATCAACTGATAAATTTTTCTATACTTTCTTCGACTTGGAGGAGCTTCATAATGGGATAAACAATCAAGAGTCTGTTTTcacaatgtttttaaaaagggtATTTGAGATAACTTAAATGTTTTTGAggcaaaattttattaagaattcaaatataaaaactaattttctttgtttatgcaTGTAcgatataaaagtttttaaagtgctattctctattttttcaaTTGTCACTCAatgaattctaaaaaaaaaaaacaaaactaaaataccttaaaatatttctaaaaaataattcattttcaaaacaaattcccaataaaaaaaaaattgtgttttctatcataattttttgaaacatattttctaagttagaaaataattttttattctaaaagattaatatatatattttcaagaacagataccaaatataacctaatttttcttctAAGGTTTTTTTCCTTATGTCTCCGTCTAGTTGTCATCCAATGAACAATccacttcaaatatttttgtgcCAAAGGGTAAAACCGAAGGAGAGAATTACTCAAACACAGGAGAATTAAGAATCAAAGGACAAAAGGGATTGGAGCAAGGTGATAACTTTTCTCAGTGAACTTCACTGATTTGCTCAAAGGCAAGTTGCCAGCAAAATCAAGGATATAAAATGtgtatttcatctttttttgtTGGACCCATTGGGTTTGCTTTTTTTCCCTCTCAATTTGGgatttaatataatatagatCAGGATTGAGCAGGTTTCtgtaaataaatcaaaatgggCGGCCTTTTTTTAACTTGATTCCCTCTTTGCTTTCTAGCACATGAGAAAAAGTAGAGCTAGCCTCACATGTGCACACACTGCACATGGCATAGCATTGGGTACCTATTGAGTCATCTCCACCATATGATTAAGCACAGTGGCCCAAATACTAGCAATGAAGTTAGAAAATGCATTCTTCATTTTCGTCTCCGAGAGAGTAGGAAAACCATATTCTTTCTCTGATTTTTCAGGAAGAGAGAAGAGACTTCTCacatagagaataaaaaataaaaaaattatttatttttaatagtgaTAGTTTCTATGTAGTTTTAAAACTCCCTAAAActatttccccattttctcatttatttgagTCAGGTCGGGTCAGTCCACTTGGAcacccaaacccaactccaacatTGTGGAACTTGGAAGTGTAGTTTATCTCACTGCTGAACATGAGAACTTTGTTGGACATGGTGGGACATCACTTGGGTCTCTTGAACACTGAAGAGCCCAACATTTATATTGTCATTTAGTTTGCACCATATGCAGAGCCCAGTTCAAACATGATATTGAAAAAAGTTCTATACACAAATACAGCTGATGGATAGGAGAAACAAAACAGAACATCAGATGGATAAAACTTAGTAAACTAAATAAACGGTAAAGGATTCATTGGATCTCCTCTTAGCTATCGCCCTTCTCCTATGGAGGCTACAAGCTCATTCTTCCAGGAGGCTTCAGCCTTGCTAGAAGAAGAAGCTGTACTAGAAAGGTTCCTCTTTACAACAAAAGCTGGTTCTTTAGGAACGGGCACTGTTGCAGCATCACTGCTGAGCAGAAGAACTGCAATGGCCATGGTGGGACGGTCACTTGGGTCTTCTTGCACACACAACAGCCCAACATTTACACACCTCGAAAATTCGTTTGTGTTGCATGTTTCACTTAGTGTCTGGTCCATCAACTCCAAAACCTTGTCTTCTTTCCATAGCTTCCATGCCTAGAACAGTTCAAAAAGTTGTAGGTCAGATGAACAGAGAATGACTAAAAGATCAGTACAAATGAAAGATTCAAAGCTCTTACATGACCTAGAAGACTCAGAGTTCGGTCAGACTGATAAAATCCAGTGTTCCTCTTCCCACTGATGATCTCAAGTACCATAACACCAAAGCAAAAGACATCAGACTTCTCTGAGAAATATCCATCCAATGCATACTCCGGAGACATAGCCACTGCATTGAACCAGTTAAAAGCAGCACTCAGCTAATTGGGAAACGCAATCATACAACCGCTTGCCTTTTTCGATACAAAATATACAATACTTACTAAGTTCCAACTACTCTGTTCGTGTTTGCCTCTACTTGCTTACTGTCAAAAATCTTTGCCAAGCCAAAGTCTGAAATTTTGGGATTCATCTCATCATCAAGTAGAATGTTGCTTGTTTTTAAGTCCCTATGAATAATCTTCAATCTTGAATCTTGGTGAAGATACAGCAGCCCTCGAGCAATTCCCATAATGATGTCAAACCGCTTCTCCCAGTTCAGTAACATGCATAGGGTTCAATCTTGCAAGGTTCCCATTGGAAAGCATTACTTCAGATATGTATACAAGAATGTATATGttacatgaaaaagaaaagggctTTAAGGCAGGTTTAGAGACAAACCAAATATGAAGGAATCTAAGCTTTTGTTGGCCATATATTCATAGAGTAAAATCTTCTCATCACCTTCAACACAATAGCCCAAAAGTCTAACCAGATTCCGATGCTGAAGTTTGGCAATTAACACAacctcattcttaaattcctGTAAGCCTTGTCCTGAAGCTCTAGAGAGTCTCTTAACCGCAATTTCTCGCCCCTCTAGAAACTTGCCCTGGAAGCCACAGTGCATATGCATTGGGCATATGTTAGAACTTGGTGACTTGAATTCTGTTTGGTTCGACTCCAGAAGCTCGAGATGCGACATAGGTagtaaaactaaaattatgaaatttttttgggtCTATGGTAGTAACAGAGGGATCGGACCTATTACTCtttcatgtatatatatgcATGCAATGATGTATAGTTTTCAGGGTTATGATCATTATATTTTTGCTATAGTCGTTAGTATCTCTTTCCTCTTGTACTAATTTTTGATATAGTAAAATTTCTTCTCCTCATGGTCTTTCCTATTTAGGGTTTTCCACACAAATCTATGTGTTTTTATcctgttttatttcttattgcATATTCTCATTATTTTGTAACATCATATATGATGAGAAATCAGTTGAAAATGAGAGGAATATGGAAGTTAAGAACAATTACCTTGTAAACTGGCTCAAAACCCCCTTGTCCAAGCTTATTTGCATCTGAAAAGTTTTCTGTAGCAGCCAGTATGTCTTCTAAGTCGAAAAACGGTACATCAATGCCTTTCTTATCCTCTTCTTTGAATTGCTCTGAGTCTATTAAGTGTTTCACACGACTCTCACTATCATATAAGTGAAGCACTTGATTTGCTCTGTTCtctgaactaaaaaaaaaaacagaaaatattgtATAGAAGACCCTGAAATATTCTCAATTCAGCCAAGCACAAGTCGAAAAGAAAAGACCAGAAGTTATATGCTAGTGCATATGGCACAAAGATTACCTTTCCTTTTGGTGATGGTTCTTTTGCGCAAATAAGCAATATAACCAATGATGCCTAAAACTGCAACTAGAACGACAGCAATTGTTATGCCTACCACAACCACTGGAAATGACGACGATGACTTCTGATCAGCAGGCTTTGTAGGCTCTGCAGGATTGACACCTGACACAAAGAAGGAACTGAATTGAACTTCTCTCACCTACCCAGAAGGCAAATTTAGTAAGATACTGGGAGTGTGGCAGTGTCACTGCTGAGCATTACAACTGCAACTGCCATGGTGGGACGGTCACTTGGGTCTTCTTGCACACACAACAACCCAGCATTCACACacctcaaaaattcttttgtgtTGCATGTTTCGCTTAGTGTCTGGTCCATCAGCTCCAACACCTTGTCTTCTTTCAATAGCTTCCATGCCTGGGACAGTTTGAGAATAGAAAGTTAAGTATGGTATGGTATATTGTTGAGAACGACTAAAAGATCAATGCAAATGAGAGATTCAAAGACCTCACTTGACCCAGAAGGCTCAGTGTTTGGTCAGACTGATAAAATCCAGTGTTCCTCTTCCCATTGATGATCTCAAGCACCATAACACCAAAGCTAAAGACATCAGACTTCTCTGAGAAAAACCCATCCAATGCATACTCTGGAGACATATAGCCATTGCATTGAACCAGTTAAAAGCACTACTCTGTTAATTGGGGATGCGATCATGCAACTACTTGCTTTTTTCTATACACAATATGCAATACTTACTAagttccaaaaataatttatggtgtcagtatttatggtgtcacttttaaaataatgacaccatatgaCTTAAAATCCATAAAGGTGACAcctcatataaaaattttcaataaagataaatgatattaattttaagtttatagtgtcagtttttgaaaagtaacactatataaaataaaaattttaaaatactataacttaatgagcccgagaataataatagtatataaaaaactCATTATTTCCAcatacccacaatccaaaaaatctcattatATAACCCTAACCATAATTTTCTTCTACCTCTTCTCACACCCATAGTTAACACACAACTGCTCTTCTTTACTTCATGGATTCTCAAGTAATCCAAAATCTCTTAgatctatcattttcattttttttcattaatgtcaaaatctttattagcacaattgatttatattcattgatttgGTATATCTGTGATGTGGATTAtgtaaatagtgtttttttattaagttgtaagaaagtaaaaattaagtttaacaTTCCACCATATCTTCtatttcattgttaaacctataaacctcaaaatgaatgaaaataagataaatgaatgattttttttaatttatttcatactCAAGAATGAGGGATAAACATTTTACagtatgaaattttcttttgatcttaCAAGAAATTTCCTTTGATGCGACTTTCTGTTTGTTTTCTAGGAATATTATAGTATATTGTGATGACGATATGTGTTggtgatatttgaaaaataatttttagaaagttaTCTTAATATTGTTATCtcccacaaaaggaaaaatgaaatagtttccATATCATGTTGGAGTTGGTTTGGAATGTTGGAattaacaatgaaaaattaattttttttattaatgtaaaagaattgttttttaaaatttaaataggaatgaaaatttttataattataagaatgatcaaatcttatattttaatttttttattcttttacatGGTATTATGGTTAATATCTTATCTTGTTCTATTCATAttgtttctattcttaaaatgtgttttttgtttttttgtctttacCTTTTTTTATATGCGTCGaccaaaatttataatttccGTTTTAAGGTtagaaaatttctataaaatccttttactacataaattttttcaattacttccataaaactctttttttttttttttttttgaaagaagaagaagaagatgttttatcttttgattttctatgaaatttcctttaattggactgtttgtttattttctaagaatattATAGTATgttgtgatgaagatattggttggtcatatttggaaaataatttttgagaaaattattctcaatattgtcaTCTCTCGCAAAAGGattatttttgctttcttttcttattgtttttatatgcattGACCAAACTTTGGAGCAATTTgaaattgatgatgaaattttcctttcaaggttaggaaatttctataaaatccttttattacaaatttttttccaattctttccataaaactcttcattttcttcatttttcttttttctgaaaaagatgtttgataatttattgatctaaagaatattaaaagtaaaaaaaattaaaatattgaatatattttcctttgatgtttttaattttttattatttgaacacaatttcatatccaaattttttattaattattttaattagaaaaaagaaatatcaattgGAGTTTTGActgaaaaatcaataatttttatgaaaagctctttaattctttctcatactattttttctcttaatattttttaataatgaattaggttttttgtcttatatacacaattttcatGCTTGTTATAATATCATGTCCTATCATATTAGTAGTTGAAAacattttgatattttgttactaaaattttattttatgtaattgagatgaaatttaatggacattgttatttcataaaatgaacattaaaaaaatattgaaattaagaaaatccttccaagaaatatatatatatatatatatatatatatatatataatgttaaaaatgatttttaaaaacataatgaattataaaaaataaatttaaaaagtgcaTATTTTAAGTGGAAGattagtattttctaaattttagatttatattttgatttggtagttttgatttattttttattttcttgaattgtttttatttgaattcaaatgtgactactttgttatgagattcattaaagagataattgttGATTCTATAGTTATTGCATTAAaggttttactcatttaatgaatTGCACATAGTTTCATACTtccaattattgtgatattaatgttattatCATTTGATTATagtttgatgataaaaaaaaaaacatattcttaagTAGAAtgtgatgaaattagaggagaattgACTACTTTTATATTATAACTAATCAAGAATCATGTTGATGTATCGTgatcatgcatggtgagtcccttagttgttatatgaattttccattggtattgtataacattacttattctttacaaattatttttatatcaaaatggaaaaaagaaaaaagaaaacattagtagttagatttgtttattttttataacattaattaatttttatttttaataaaaactctaaaactcattaaactatgaaatgcaagtatacaCTCTTGGAAGGACagtatgaagaataaaaagaaaggagaaagagacaacaagattttgggtttttagatGTAACTTTTATGCCATATATTataggacataaacgttactttatttggtattgagaattttgggtttttggatgcaacacttgtgtcattttatggttagccagttttatgcatatgaattgtaggtatacatgaatgttgggatGCTTAACATTTCTATGTCATGTTTTAATGTGCattcacttttcctttttagttttggtgggtttgatgtactatcattttgtgaacatttgatatacaaatattattggatgatTTAATGTATTACAAGttgatcttatttattaataagcattacaaaaatctataggctaatcaataaaaaacaaccatatattccataatcatttacaatgatgtgacaccataactcaaaggtgatgcatttaacgtggcaccataactcaaaggtgatgcatttaatatgacaccttatatatctcacacaactctatatcaaattaagcattactaaaaatatatggtgctgcttctgaatgtgtcaccatttatctacattggtgtcgcttccaaatacatcaccaattggtaccctctatggtgtcagtggataaggtgacgctatgttgtagtgacaccttatgtttatagtgactcattataaatgccaccatatatctttttccttgtagtgtatTCACCCCCtccccctctaggtgtagtccattattgagattcaccttttcATCATCCATCCACATGCTAGGAAGAAAAGTATCAGTAAGATTATGGAAGCTCTCCCAAAGAATCTCCCCTGATCTGTTGTCACTTAAAACAAGGTTCCCGGAGTCCATGAGCTTCATCACCATGCCTGTAGATAAAGATGTCTCAGTATTAGAAGACCAATGAACTTTCCCATTTTCATCCAATAATTTGAGCTTACCATCGTCTTTAATGGCAAAAACTCCAGAGAGGGGATCAGAAAGGGGAAGGGGGCTGTCTCGGTTGGCCACCCATACAACTCTTTGTGGTTTCAACAAGTAATACCATATGCCAATGTATTTGCCATTGTTGAACCTTCCATCCGAATTAAAGAAGCCAAGTTCAAAAGTTTTGCCTACAGAAACAAGAGTTCCTCCATCATTTCTAAGCCAATCCTCTAGTGTGATGGTATCTCTAGCAGAGCAATATAGGACAGAACATAAGAAAAAGATGGTTGATAGCATGTGAGTTGTAGAGACAGGAACCATGAATTTTCTTCTTATCATTTTGCCCTCTATTGTTGTTAGTCAAAGAACCATGAAGAGTTGCAGAGACATGAACCACAAATTTTCTTCTTATCATTTTGCCCTCCATTGTTGTCAGTCAAAGAACCATGAAGGGTTTGCTACTGTTGTATTGCACTCTCATTTTTAATGGAGACTTTTCCTTTTGACTCTTGAGTGGAGAAAATTCATATCAGTATTCTTATCTTGATTTCCCTTTTTGATGCATAGCTTTCATCTCTGGACTTTTGTGGCAACTTGAGTCTTTAAGATGGCAACTTTAATATGCTTCCTGGTGTCTTCCAAGTATTGACGTTTTGTATGCATCACCCTCCTCCTTCTACACCAATTTGTTTCTTTGTATGTATAGTTTTATCTCTTCTAAGCAATAAAGCATATGGCATCAACCAATAAATTTTTCTGTACTTTCTCCAATTTGGAGGAGCTTCGTAATGGGacaaacaagaaaaattagaagtttATTTGGCAATGCTTGTAGAAACAGTTTTTCATAACAATGCTAAGAAACAGTTCTCAAATGTTTCGACTAACTCAAATATAAGAACtagttttctttgtttattctcgTACGTACAAAGcgaaagtttaaaaaatattctttattttatgaatttttatccAAAGAActccataaaaatgaaaaaaattacaaacaccTCAAAATGATTCTAAAATATAATTCATCTGCATAACAaatttggcaaaaaaaaaatcatttttcatcaaATGTCTATCAAACGTGTTTTctaatttacaaaacaattttctgtttaaataaaaaaaatctaaaataactACTAAACATACcctgatttttgttttaagctTTTTTCCTTCTCATGTCTTCTAATTTCCATGCAATGAATTATCCACTTCAAACATTTTTGTGCCAAAGGTAAAGCAAAGGAGAGAATTACTAAAACAAACCCAGGAAAATTAAGAATCAAAGGACAAAAGGGGTTCAAGGAAGTGATAAATTTTCTCAATGAATTAACTTCACTAATTGCTCAAAGGCAAGTTGTCAATTGTTACAGAATAGTGAATAtaggaaataagaaaaacaaaatatgaacatATAGATTTGTGTGAAAAATCCTAAACGAGAAAAACCACGGACGGATGAGAAGAAGATCCACTATATCAAAAATTGGTATAAGAGGAGAGAGTTACGAGCGTCTATAGCATAACCCTAAAAATACATCATCacatatacacacacatatgtatatatatataaagcagGTTCATACTTTTGAAttcatttaatctttatataatgaaggaaagtaaaataaattagaaaaaacatatgaaataatttattaacttcgaatttatttttttattttcttttgttttttcctttcttctatttttcctctttatttttttttttccatattttgccttatattttttgagaaccaaatatagtcttAAAGTTTCTTGGAAACTTTGGACTTTAGAAAAAACTTAACCTTTTTTTCTTGGGAATAATTTTCTAGATTTGAGGTACATTATCTTAGGGGTGTACTAAGGATGtcaaaatactttcaaaatctaactcctattttttggaaagttatgaattaatatttctttttttttttttttttactctttccaAATCTAATTTTACTAGGAACcaaatttgtgaatttttgcacaaaatccTATCCAAGAGAGGATCTTTTAGAAATCTCATCCATTCTATATTTGATTGATAGAGAATTAAAACCACGGTTGTGCAAAAAGcatatgaacaaataaaattagaccAAGATATATATCAATGATTCAACTTAGAAGAATAATGCATTAGATTTCTACACTTTGAGTAGTTGCCTTGATTAAGTCCAATTACTAGAAGCCAAGGTCAAGGTCATCGAAGTTTGTCCATTctctttcataatttcttttttcctcacTAAAGGATAGAATATCTCTTTTACAAATCTTGTCTATTCTTGATTGATTTGGTAGAGAATTTTAAAAAGGGTTGTGCCAAAAGCATGTCAACAATTTAAAATGGACCGAGAGACGAAGCTTCTCAATGAGTGGATGTATATCTTTGTCAATCCTTCAACTTTGAAGAATAATGCATTAGACTTCTATGCTTTAAGTAGTTTCCTTGATTGAGTCCAATTATTAGAAGCCAAAGTCAAGGTCATCGAAGTTTGTACATTCTCTCTTGTGGTCCCATGGTATTTGCTCTTTTTTACCTCATTAGAGGAAAAAACATTAACACAGCTTCATGTGGGAACCAACCTTTCTTTTAGCATCCATGATAGTTTTTCTTCCCAATAATTAGAAAAAGATTCATGAGGACCCCATATGAGAACTATTATTGGTGATTGTATATAGAAATAAAGAGAATTCATTTATCCTATAAAAAACAACCCCTTCCTAAcgattatataatttattggtAACAATGtgatagaaaattttgagaCACATATTATAGATGAATCTTGGTTATGGATTATAGTTAGAGGGGGTAAATAGTTATTTTTTCCAACTTAGAGATGGTTCCCAAAGAAGGCTATCATTCCCTTCATTTTTCCCCCTAAAttccattttaatattttgagcACAAAATCAGAAAACATATGCAAGAATAGATACACCGATATATTGTCCCTACAATGTAAACAATGTTTATCATAATGAATCAAGAGTGTACATACAAACACTTTGATGTTGGATTTGATgggaaaacaaaatcataacAGTTCACAAGGTATAAACAACTCATCACCCAAATCACAAACACAAAGGGATACATAAAATACCACCCTAAAGAAAACAATAAGGGATATGAAGTTAACTTTAAGAGATACAaagtataaaaagaaaatcaaaatctgCTAAAacaatttatctttaaaatgtGTTGAATATCCCTCTGAACTAGCTAGCCAATTTGCTTCAAATGTAGTGATTCCAAGAGCATATGACAGCTAAGACAATAAACTTTCCATTGACATATggttgacatattaatttaggACCATTTGTCCCCAGTAAATTTTCAAAGTTGTCTCTAGTTTCAGAA comes from the Vitis vinifera cultivar Pinot Noir 40024 chromosome 12, ASM3070453v1 genome and includes:
- the LOC104880909 gene encoding LOW QUALITY PROTEIN: G-type lectin S-receptor-like serine/threonine-protein kinase At4g03230 (The sequence of the model RefSeq protein was modified relative to this genomic sequence to represent the inferred CDS: substituted 1 base at 1 genomic stop codon) encodes the protein MSPEYALDGFFSEKSDVFSFGVMVLEIINGKRNTGFYQSDQTLSLLGQAWKLLKEDKVLELMDQTLSETCNTKEFLRCVNAGLLCVQEDPSDRPTMAVAVVMLSSDTATLPFVSGVNPAEPTKPADQKSSSSFPVVVVGITIAVVLVAVLGIIGYIAYLRKRTITKRKENRANQVLHLYDSESRVKHLIDSEQFKEEDKKGIDVPFFDLEDILAATENFSDANKLGQGGFEPVYKGKFLEGREIAVKRLSRASGQGLQEFKNEVVLIAKLQHRNLVRLLGYCVEGDEKILLYEYMANKSLDSFIFDXTLCMLLNWEKRFDIIMGIARGLLYLHQDSRLKIIHRDLKTSNILLDDEMNPKISDFGLAKIFDSKQVEANTNRVVGTYAAFNWFNAVAMSPEYALDGYFSEKSDVFCFGVMVLEIISGKRNTGFYQSDRTLSLLGHAWKLWKEDKVLELMDQTLSETCNTNEFSRCVNVGLLCVQEDPSDRPTMAIAVLLLSSDAATVPVPKEPAFVVKRNLSSTASSSSKAEASWKNELVASIGEGR